The nucleotide sequence GATGCGCACGGGATGAGTTGGTATGGCACCCATGGGTCCGGACGTGTTTATGGTGACTTCGGCATGCACCCGCGCACCATCCTTGTCTCCACTCTGGCCAAGGGTTTCGGCTGTACCGGGGGATTTGCGGTCTTCCCCAATGCCGAGGCGCAACGTAAGGTACGGATGTTCGGGGGTCCGTTCAGCTACTCACACCCGTTGTCACCACCGGTGACCGGGGCCGCGATCGCCTGTGCCCGCATTCATCTCAGCGGCGAAATCTACGATATGCAGCGGGCGTTGGCGGACAATATCAGCCGCTGCAGTGCGCTGCTCCAGGAATACGACCTTCCGATTCTCTCCGATACGCACACGCCGATAAATTTTGTCTGTCTCGGTACCCCGAAGCTGGGCATTAATGTGGTCAAGCGGATGCTCGATGATGGCTACTACTGCAACCTCAGCACATTTCCCGTGGTTCCGGTCAAGAACACCGGACTGAGATTCACCATCCAGCGGCAGCTGGAGCCCGATGACATTGAGCAGTTTGTTGCGGCGGTCGCACGGAATTTTCGGGCCGGTTTGAAGGACGAGTGCGTGAGCGAAGCGGACGTTCGGAGACAATTCGGTCTGGAGCCGCCGACGCACAAGATCAATGGGGCATCCCACCCCCATTCGACGCGCCAAACTACGCATCGACTGGACCATGCCACGAGCATCCGAGAAATTGATGCTGACGAATGGAATAGCCTGCTCGGCAGTGCGGGCATTTTTGACGCCGCCGGTTGCCTGGCATTGGAGCAGGCGTTTGGTGGCCGAACACGGCCAGAAGAACGCTGGGACTTTGACTACTTTATTGTGCGGGACGGTTCGGGGCGGCCGTTATTGGCGACGTTCTTTACCACCTCGGTGTATAAGGATGATATTTTCGCCCAGCCTTCGATCTCGGCCCAGATCGAGGAGAAGCGGAAACAGGATCCGATGTATCTCACCAGCCGGACGATGGGCATGGGGTGCTTGCTCTCCGAGGGGCAGCATCTCTACGTGGATCGCAGTCGCGAGGATTGGCCGGAGGTAATCCGATTTCTGCTCGGTCACGTGCTTGTGCGGCAGCGGGAACGCAACGCTACGGCACTACTGCTACGCGACTTCGACGCTGCCGACGACGATATCCGTCGAGTGCTTACCGACGAAGGCTTCGTGAAGATTGATATGCCCCTGAGTAACGCCATCGAAAACATGCGATGGGAGACCCGCGACGAGTTTCTGCAGGCGCTGCCGAGCACGCGCAGAAGACGGCACATGCGGCAGGAGTTCATTCCGTACGAGCACATGTACGAAGTGGAGACGAAATCCGAGTTGTCGCCCGAGGAGCAGGAGTGGGCATACCGCCTGTATCTGAACGTGGCGAAGCGCAACTTGAGCATCAACATATTCCAATATCCGTCGGACATCTTGAAATCGCTGGTGGCGCAAGAAAATTGGGAATTCGTAGTGCTACGTTTGAAGGCGGACTACGATGACCGGGCGGAACGTCTTCCAGTAGCTGTTTCGTGGAATTACCGCGGCAAGCTGGGCTATCACTGGGTAATTGTGGGAATCGACTACGAATACAATCGCAAATTCGGCGTTTACCGCCAGGCCATGTACCAGGCGGTGCGGCGCGCCAGATTGCTCGGATACGAGCACGTCAGCTTGGGACTGTCGTCCGACGAAGAGAAAAAGAAGGTCGGGGCGGATCAGACGGAAAAGGTGGCCTACCATCAAACCCGGGACACGTTTGCCATGGATGTAATGGCGGCGATGGCCGCGGTTACTCAGTAATATCGTGCCAAGATCCGGATGCCCCCCTCAATTCGACGCCGTGGTGATTGGTAGTGGCATTTCTGGTCTGACCGCAGCCATCAACTTGCAGCGCAATGGCATTCGCACTCTCGTCGTCGAGCGTCGGGAAGTTCCCGGCGGGCTGTGCGGGACGTTCACCCTGGACGGATATGAGTTCGTCACCGGTTGCAACGACTTCGGTGGCGGATTGGTCCGTCACCTCGAGGAGCTGGGCGTCGGCACGGAGTTTCGCACGCCCGCGGCGCGATTCCATCTCGGCGAGCAGCGCATTGAAATGCCGCCAACCCTGCCAACCCTGGCAACGGTGGCCCGGCGCCTGCCCGCGCTTTTCTCGGCATTCCGAACCGTACGCAAGGACCCGGGCCAAACGCTTGGCCAACTGATCGACGGCGCAGTTCAAGACCGGCTTCTGATGGCGGCCGCTGCTATCCCCGCGTATGCGCTGCTGCGTTCCCCCGACGACCTGACGGTCGAGCAGGTGGGCCAGGCCTACTCCAAAGAACTCGGCTACCGCTACCAGAAGAGCTATACCCCGGTCGGCGGACCGGCCGCGATGATCGCGGCCATGGTCCAACGCTTCGAGGCGCTCGGAGGCGAGCTGTGGCTTGGTTGCCACAGCACGCAAGTCGAGCGCGTCGGGGCGCAAAAGCGCGTTCATACCTCGGACGCCTTGGTCTCTGCGCGAGTCGTCCTATCCAGTGCCGGGCGGTGGAGCGAGTTCCCGAAAACCACCAAGGCCGGGATGGAGTTCGCGCTGCTGCTTTTTGCGGTTCGCAAAGGCTTTACCTATCCCCGGGGTTATCACACCATCGCCTGGCTGCAGCAGGACATCGGCGAAGAACTCCGCAAACTCGATGCCGGGCAACCTAGTTCGCGGCCAAGCTTTCACATCTTTCGATCCGATCTGCCGCAACCGCGCGACCACTACACGATCAACGCCTTCATTCCACTACCACGGGGTGAGGGTGATCCATCCGCGCAGCGACGCCAGGACTTGTCCGCCCATGCCGTGGCAACGATCGACAAAGATCTGCCCGGATTCAAGGACGCGCTGATCTATCAGCGGTTCCTGAGCCCAGGCGAGTACGCGAGCCGGCTCGGCCTGCGCAGCGCGCCGAGCCCCTTTGTCCCGCCCACCGGCTTTGCCGGCCTGCCCAGCTACGACGCGGCGCGCGACACCTATTTCATCGGTACCTCAGTCGGTCCCGCCGGCGAACACGCCGGCGCGGCGTGCCTGTCCGGAAAGATGGCGGCGGATCTGGCCATCAAGCAGTTGCGCCGATGAGGATCTGCGTCGGATGGGCTGATGCACTAGGCGACTGTGCTGCTCACCGCTTGAGCCGGATGCGCGACCACACCACCGCCGAGTAGACCACCGACAGCGCGGCAAGCATCGCCATATCGAACAGCCATGCCGTCGTCGAGTGCGTCCAGTGGCTGTCCTCGGGGCTCATCGAGCCGGGCACCAGTTCTCGCAGATTAACCGTGGCCGCCGACGCGGCGTAGCCCCAGCGGGCGGGTGTCAGCCACGACAGCTGGTCAAGAAAGATCCGATCGGTCACCGGCACGACGCCGCCGGCGAGGACCAACTGGAGCATTAGCGACACCACCAGCAGCGGCATGATCTGCTCATTCGAGCGCGCGATCGAGGACAGCAGCAGTCCGAGAATCGCAGATGCCATGCAGGTCGCCGCGACGGCGGTGAACAGCTCGAAACTCGGATTGCCGAGCAGTACCGCAGGTTGCGTCGGTGCGCCTTTGCCCAGCAACACGATGCCGGTCGCGATCGCCGCCTGGGCGACGGCAAACGCACAGAACACCGACACCTTGGCGCTGAGGTAGGCCCACGTCGACAAACCCACGGCCTGCTCGCGACGGAAGATGGCGCGCTCACCGATCAGGTCGCGAATGGTCAGCGCGGTCCCCATGAAGACCGCGGCAATGCTGAGCAGATTCAGAATTTGGGCGGCTTCGTCGGGTGTCTGACTGGTCGCGTCAGCAATGCTGAACCCGGTGTCACCCGGAACCGTCAGCGACAGCGTCCCCAGAATGAACGGCAGGATCGCCAGGAAGGTGAAGTAGGCGCGGTCGGCGATCACCAGCCGAACCTGTCGGCGGGTGATGGTGGAGAACTGGCGCGGCACGCTGGTGTGGGCGGGCGCGCCGAGGTCGGTGGGCGTCTGCGGCTGCGCGGGTGCTGCGGCGCGCTGCTGGGCCAGGAAGCGGCGATTGGCCTCGTCCGGATCGGCGCCCACCTTGGCGAAGATGTGGGCCCAGTTGGTGGTGCCCATGGTTGGGCCGATCTGATCGGGCGGACCGAGAAACGCCGTCTTGCCCCCGGGCGCCATCAACAGCACCTGATCGCAGATATCGAGATAGGTCAGCGAGTGGGTTACCACCAGCACCACCCGCCCGGCGTCGGCCAGTTGCCGCAGCATCATCATGACTTGCAGGTCCAGTGCCGGGTCCAGGCCGGAGGTCGGCTCGTCGAGGATCAGTAGCGATGGTCCGGTGAGCAGCTCGAGCGCCACCGACGCGCGCTTGCGCTGTCCGCCGGACAGCTTGTCGACTCGGGTGTCGGCGTGCTGGGTC is from Mycobacterium marinum and encodes:
- a CDS encoding phytoene desaturase family protein is translated as MVIGSGISGLTAAINLQRNGIRTLVVERREVPGGLCGTFTLDGYEFVTGCNDFGGGLVRHLEELGVGTEFRTPAARFHLGEQRIEMPPTLPTLATVARRLPALFSAFRTVRKDPGQTLGQLIDGAVQDRLLMAAAAIPAYALLRSPDDLTVEQVGQAYSKELGYRYQKSYTPVGGPAAMIAAMVQRFEALGGELWLGCHSTQVERVGAQKRVHTSDALVSARVVLSSAGRWSEFPKTTKAGMEFALLLFAVRKGFTYPRGYHTIAWLQQDIGEELRKLDAGQPSSRPSFHIFRSDLPQPRDHYTINAFIPLPRGEGDPSAQRRQDLSAHAVATIDKDLPGFKDALIYQRFLSPGEYASRLGLRSAPSPFVPPTGFAGLPSYDAARDTYFIGTSVGPAGEHAGAACLSGKMAADLAIKQLRR
- a CDS encoding ATP-binding cassette domain-containing protein codes for the protein MTRAQRPVLTVRSGPSQRSFAAGPDVIVGSDLRADLRVAHPLIDRAHLLLRFEQGSWVAIDNNSQSGIYVDGRRVPLIDIRDGLAINLGRPDGPRITFEVGHHQGVIGLLPPPETMPGVDPADRPPSGGPPPSGPGYRPGPPSYPSRPSWPSPPPDRPPDPVASAQLTSAIPLLPPPARPGAHTTASHYPDRTVDVLGADSGLAPALADTISIGRAASNDIVVSDVLASRHHAFLTPTRIGTEIRDAHSINGTFVNGIRVGSAILSDGDIVTIGNVDLAFTGGTLARHTQVATRAGGLEVNAVNFSINGNGLLDNISLTARPGTLTAVIGGSGAGKTTLSRLIAGYTSPSSGTVTFEGHNIHADYASLRSRIGMVPQDDVVHRKLTVNQALGYAAELRLPPDTSKQDRAQVVTGVLDELGLTQHADTRVDKLSGGQRKRASVALELLTGPSLLILDEPTSGLDPALDLQVMMMLRQLADAGRVVLVVTHSLTYLDICDQVLLMAPGGKTAFLGPPDQIGPTMGTTNWAHIFAKVGADPDEANRRFLAQQRAAAPAQPQTPTDLGAPAHTSVPRQFSTITRRQVRLVIADRAYFTFLAILPFILGTLSLTVPGDTGFSIADATSQTPDEAAQILNLLSIAAVFMGTALTIRDLIGERAIFRREQAVGLSTWAYLSAKVSVFCAFAVAQAAIATGIVLLGKGAPTQPAVLLGNPSFELFTAVAATCMASAILGLLLSSIARSNEQIMPLLVVSLMLQLVLAGGVVPVTDRIFLDQLSWLTPARWGYAASAATVNLRELVPGSMSPEDSHWTHSTTAWLFDMAMLAALSVVYSAVVWSRIRLKR
- a CDS encoding bifunctional aminotransferase class I/II-fold pyridoxal phosphate-dependent enzyme/GNAT family N-acetyltransferase is translated as MAQIRHQDPYDVVDEILTDAKNRGVMYFVTDTDVPIERHLEIGGRKFLNFGTCSYMSLGQDPRLKEAGFAFLDRYGLQFSVSRGYLSAGINEVLEHELSKIYDDKPVLVYSSTSACHISILPTLLTANDAIILDQSVHFSVQHAANIARAKGVPVEMIRHSNLDMLEDKLKEFGNKRRQIWYLIDGVYSMYGDVAPMLKLHELMQEYEQLHLYIDDAHGMSWYGTHGSGRVYGDFGMHPRTILVSTLAKGFGCTGGFAVFPNAEAQRKVRMFGGPFSYSHPLSPPVTGAAIACARIHLSGEIYDMQRALADNISRCSALLQEYDLPILSDTHTPINFVCLGTPKLGINVVKRMLDDGYYCNLSTFPVVPVKNTGLRFTIQRQLEPDDIEQFVAAVARNFRAGLKDECVSEADVRRQFGLEPPTHKINGASHPHSTRQTTHRLDHATSIREIDADEWNSLLGSAGIFDAAGCLALEQAFGGRTRPEERWDFDYFIVRDGSGRPLLATFFTTSVYKDDIFAQPSISAQIEEKRKQDPMYLTSRTMGMGCLLSEGQHLYVDRSREDWPEVIRFLLGHVLVRQRERNATALLLRDFDAADDDIRRVLTDEGFVKIDMPLSNAIENMRWETRDEFLQALPSTRRRRHMRQEFIPYEHMYEVETKSELSPEEQEWAYRLYLNVAKRNLSINIFQYPSDILKSLVAQENWEFVVLRLKADYDDRAERLPVAVSWNYRGKLGYHWVIVGIDYEYNRKFGVYRQAMYQAVRRARLLGYEHVSLGLSSDEEKKKVGADQTEKVAYHQTRDTFAMDVMAAMAAVTQ